The Triticum aestivum cultivar Chinese Spring chromosome 3A, IWGSC CS RefSeq v2.1, whole genome shotgun sequence genome includes a region encoding these proteins:
- the LOC123057717 gene encoding non-specific lipid-transfer protein 4.1: MARAAVARLVLVALVATMLLITTDAAISCGQVNSALSPCISYARGNSANPSAACCSGVRRLAGAVRSTTDKKTTCNCIKSAAGGLSAGKAADIPSKCSVSIPYAISPSLDCSTIR, translated from the coding sequence ATGGCCCGTGCTGCAGTTGCTCGGCTCGTGCTGGTCGCCCTGGTGGCGACAATGCTCCTCATAACCACCGACGCGGCCATCTCATGCGGTCAGGTGAACTCCGCCTTGAGCCCCTGCATCTCCTATGCACGAGGCAACAGTGCCAACCCGTCTGCGGCCTGCTGCAGCGGCGTCAGGAGACTTGCGGGCGCAGTGCGGAGCACCACTGACAAGAAAACGACGTGCAACTGCATCAAGAGCGCTGCTGGTGGGCTCAGCGCTGGCAAGGCCGCCGACATCCCCTCCAAGTGCAGCGTCAGCATCCCATACGCCATCAGCCCTTCCCTCGACTGCTCTACTATTCGCTAA